From Kryptolebias marmoratus isolate JLee-2015 linkage group LG15, ASM164957v2, whole genome shotgun sequence, a single genomic window includes:
- the LOC108249355 gene encoding serine protease 23: MRSSAALPRFTSLLCLLFLPPVLSSSSQPRWVLQRVPVVLPQQTEARPAPRFLHPARLDVTSLCDPECHKKAPPPSYWDLRSLLAYETLHSDGQLTETAVGIYGYKPGLDASPAYGSPRSRSKRQIFGHDGRFSIAGQDFLLKYPFSVAVKLSTGCSGTLVGDRHVLTAAHCVHDGKNYVKGAQKLRVGFLKPKRDAQHSPVYLPANFTNQVEGGPGPYAPPINDRMKFQWIRAKRTHVPKGWLKGNANDIGMDYDYALLELKKPHKRRHMKLGVSPPAQKLPGRRVHFSGFDNDRPGRLVYRFCRAGEETSDLLYQHCDAQPGASGSGVYARMWDGRRRRWERKVIGVFSGHQWVERQGASQEFNVAVRITPLKYAQICYWIKGNFVDCREG, from the exons ATGCGCTCCAGCGCTGCGCTTCCCCG GTTCAcctccctcctctgcctcctcttcctccctcccgtcctctcctcctcctctcaacCTCGGTGGGTTCTCCAGCGTGTCCCTGTGGTCCTGCCGCAGCAGACGGAGGCTCGACCCGCCCCCCGCTTCCTGCACCCGGCGCGCCTGGACGTCACCTCCCTCTGCGACCCCGAATGCCACAAAAAGGCCCCTCCCCCGAGCTACTGGGACCTGCGGAGTCTCTTGGCCTACGAGACTCTCCATTCGGACGGTCAGCTGACCGAAACCGCCGTCGGGATCTACGGGTACAAGCCGGGCCTGGACGCCAGCCCGGCCTACGGGTCGCCACGCAGCCGAAGCAAACGACAGATTTTCGGCCATGACGGGCGTTTCAGCATCGCAGGGCAGGACTTCCTGCTGAAGTATCCGTTCTCGGTGGCTGTGAAACTGTCCACCGGGTGCTCCGGCACCCTGGTGGGCGACCGTCACGTCCTCACGGCGGCTCACTGCGTTCACGATGGGAAGAACTACGTGAAGGGAGCCCAGAAGCTCCGGGTCGGCTTCCTAAAACCCAAACGAGACGCTCAACATTCCCCCGTTTACCTCCCCGCCAACTTCACCAACCAGGTGGAAGGAGGCCCGGGTCCCTACGCCCCCCCCATCAACGACAGGATGAAGTTCCAGTGGATCAGAGCCAAGCGGACCCACGTTCCCAAAGGTTGGCTCAAAGGGAACGCCAACGACATTGGGATGGACTACGACTACGCGTTGCTTGAGCTGAAGAAGCCTCACAAGCGGCGCCACATGAAGCTAGGCGTCAGCCCCCCGGCCCAGAAGCTGCCCGGGCGCCGGGTCCACTTCTCCGGGTTCGATAACGACCGCCCGGGACGGCTGGTGTATCGGTTCTGCCGGGCCGGCGAGGAGACGTCGGACTTGTTGTACCAGCACTGCGACGCCCAGCCGGGGGCCAGTGGTTCTGGCGTCTACGCCCGGATGTGGGAcgggcggcggcggcgctgGGAGCGGAAGGTGATCGGCGTGTTTTCGGGGCACCAGTGGGTGGAGCGGCAGGGGGCGTCTCAGGAGTTCAACGTGGCCGTAAGAATCACGCCTCTGAAATACGCTCAGATCTGCTACTGGATCAAAGGGAACTTTGTGGACTGCAGGGAGGGCTGA